From Sulfurovum zhangzhouensis, the proteins below share one genomic window:
- a CDS encoding DEAD/DEAH box helicase, whose protein sequence is MKFTDFNLKESIQQAVTEAGFTEPSPVQQEAIPLVLDGHDMIAQAQTGTGKTAAFGLPIMSMMEADGSVEGLVIVPTRELAMQVSDELYRFGQKSGLKTATVYGGTAYGKQIDRIKQASIVVATPGRLQDLLESGKIKISPKFVVLDEADEMLDMGFLDEIKNIFKFMPKDRQTLMFSATMPKAIRKLAEEILEDPKTVSITKSETTNTKIAQQYYVVQEHERDDALVRLIDYKNPTKCIIFCRMKKEVDRLVAHLTAQGFKVSGLHGDMEQKQREVTIRAFKQGGIDIFVATDVAARGLDVNDVTHVFNYHIPFDSESYVHRIGRTGRGGKSGEAITLVSPNELRTIKRIEKDVGTQMSTEIIPTRIEVQNAKASELISKIAETRVTEGAINLVKTLQHDLDIVTIAHLLASMIQEENEVKGKDKIGLNHEEIAHALERSREDRGNKNKGRGRQRRRRDDRNRNESGGDRRPKNRNRSGGGSGRDSRNAGRGSNRG, encoded by the coding sequence ATGAAATTTACAGATTTTAATCTCAAAGAGAGTATCCAACAAGCTGTGACTGAGGCCGGTTTTACTGAGCCAAGTCCCGTTCAACAAGAAGCAATCCCTTTAGTCCTAGATGGACATGACATGATCGCTCAAGCACAAACCGGTACAGGTAAAACTGCAGCATTTGGTCTACCGATCATGAGTATGATGGAGGCTGATGGCAGTGTCGAAGGGTTGGTTATCGTTCCTACACGTGAGCTTGCAATGCAGGTAAGTGACGAACTTTACCGTTTTGGTCAAAAATCAGGACTTAAAACCGCAACCGTTTACGGTGGTACAGCATACGGTAAACAGATAGACCGTATCAAACAAGCCTCAATCGTTGTAGCAACTCCGGGACGTCTTCAGGATCTTCTTGAAAGCGGAAAGATCAAGATAAGCCCAAAATTTGTCGTACTTGATGAAGCTGATGAGATGCTGGATATGGGATTCCTCGATGAGATCAAGAACATTTTCAAATTCATGCCAAAAGATCGTCAGACACTTATGTTCTCTGCAACTATGCCAAAGGCGATCCGTAAACTGGCTGAAGAGATCCTTGAAGATCCAAAAACTGTTTCTATCACAAAATCAGAAACTACCAATACAAAGATCGCTCAACAGTACTATGTTGTTCAAGAACATGAGAGAGATGATGCACTGGTCAGACTAATTGACTACAAAAACCCTACAAAATGTATCATCTTCTGCCGTATGAAAAAAGAGGTCGACAGACTTGTAGCCCATCTTACAGCTCAAGGGTTCAAGGTAAGCGGTCTACACGGTGATATGGAGCAGAAACAAAGAGAAGTAACTATCCGTGCCTTCAAACAAGGCGGGATCGATATCTTCGTTGCAACCGATGTTGCTGCACGTGGTCTGGATGTCAATGATGTAACTCATGTTTTCAACTATCATATCCCATTTGACTCTGAGTCGTACGTTCACCGTATCGGACGTACTGGTCGTGGTGGAAAATCAGGTGAGGCGATCACTTTGGTAAGTCCAAATGAACTACGTACTATCAAACGTATCGAAAAAGATGTCGGTACACAAATGAGTACAGAGATCATCCCTACACGTATAGAAGTACAAAATGCAAAGGCTAGCGAACTGATCTCAAAGATTGCTGAGACCAGAGTGACTGAGGGTGCTATCAACCTCGTTAAAACACTTCAACACGACCTTGATATCGTGACTATTGCACACCTGCTTGCATCAATGATCCAAGAGGAAAATGAAGTAAAAGGTAAAGACAAGATCGGTCTAAACCATGAAGAGATTGCCCATGCTCTAGAGAGATCTAGAGAAGACAGAGGCAATAAAAACAAAGGTAGGGGACGTCAAAGAAGAAGACGTGATGATCGTAACCGTAATGAGAGCGGTGGGGACAGACGCCCTAAAAACCGTAACCGAAGCGGTGGCGGAAGCGGACGTGACAGCCGTAACGCTGGACGCGGAAGCAACAGAGGGTAG
- a CDS encoding threonine/serine exporter family protein, translating to MILDISIGFFVSLSFAILFNAPKRSLIPIIILGIGAVFIKKYMLLYNFSLEFSTFIAAFFIGSVSLYFSHLQNIPILVYAISSSIVLVPTVNAYKAMIGFIQISTHQINNQELIIQSLHYGLKTWFVFGAIAIGIVLPTQFIKKYRFKIL from the coding sequence ATGATCCTTGATATCAGCATCGGTTTTTTTGTTTCTTTATCTTTTGCAATTCTTTTCAATGCTCCAAAACGTTCCTTGATCCCTATTATTATCCTTGGGATCGGGGCTGTATTTATTAAAAAATATATGTTGCTTTACAACTTCAGTTTAGAATTTTCAACATTTATCGCAGCGTTTTTTATAGGTTCTGTCAGTCTTTATTTCTCTCACCTGCAAAATATACCTATTTTAGTTTATGCGATCAGCAGCTCGATTGTTTTAGTCCCTACGGTTAATGCTTATAAAGCGATGATAGGTTTCATTCAGATCTCAACACATCAGATCAACAATCAAGAGCTTATTATCCAGTCTCTGCATTACGGTTTAAAAACATGGTTTGTGTTTGGGGCTATTGCTATCGGGATTGTATTGCCAACACAGTTTATAAAAAAATACAGGTTTAAAATACTCTAG
- a CDS encoding threonine/serine ThrE exporter family protein, translating to MNNEKQTIDLLSQIGKLLLQHGAETELVETSINKAAMKLGCQDLTILILPNAILLSLSSNGKVYNTKLYKVERQDVNFTVLDKMMGIIEQIDATADSEKLLEELKDEASLSPMYPYYLRNIMAGIGCGSFSLLFGGDLYICAATFIAATIGFYLNGFLLKQYFNPFIAIILVSFVTTISSGLLTLHNEMAHIAIASSILFLVPSVAFINSVNDLTKRHYTTGLVRGVRGVIISFAIAIGISLALNILGVEKFL from the coding sequence GTGAACAATGAAAAGCAAACCATAGATCTACTCTCACAAATAGGCAAACTGCTTTTACAACACGGAGCAGAAACAGAGCTTGTAGAGACAAGTATAAACAAAGCTGCAATGAAACTTGGCTGCCAGGATCTTACAATTTTGATCTTACCAAATGCAATTTTGTTGAGCTTGTCCTCAAATGGAAAGGTCTATAATACGAAACTCTACAAAGTAGAGAGGCAGGATGTCAATTTTACCGTACTTGACAAAATGATGGGGATAATCGAGCAAATAGATGCAACTGCAGATAGCGAGAAGCTTCTTGAAGAGCTCAAAGACGAAGCGAGTTTGAGTCCTATGTATCCTTATTATTTACGTAACATTATGGCGGGTATCGGATGTGGCTCGTTTAGTTTGCTTTTTGGCGGGGATCTTTACATATGTGCAGCAACGTTTATCGCTGCTACTATAGGGTTTTATCTTAATGGTTTTTTATTAAAGCAATACTTTAACCCTTTTATCGCCATCATTCTCGTCTCTTTTGTCACAACAATAAGCTCTGGTCTTTTAACGCTTCATAATGAGATGGCCCATATAGCAATCGCTTCATCAATCCTCTTTTTGGTTCCAAGTGTTGCGTTTATTAACTCTGTCAACGATCTTACAAAACGGCACTATACCACAGGTCTTGTTCGAGGAGTACGGGGAGTGATCATTTCATTTGCTATCGCTATCGGGATATCTTTGGCATTGAATATTTTGGGTGTGGAGAAGTTTTTATGA
- a CDS encoding J domain-containing protein: protein MHYKGSPIEEVQWIIWNGTLGISDLVTIGRIEEGPEGINVWLEVPYDMVGPLSLEELEKNGLTSFAACMVMSRERWQKDQVQFRQEAIQKHREAQQKLFEDLVRSNAKKRRQATRIQLFNEQEYRELLCLPIEGELEEPQINSAYRKLVKKAHPDVGGSHELFLQITEARDALLKVFL from the coding sequence ATGCACTACAAAGGCAGTCCTATAGAAGAAGTACAGTGGATCATTTGGAATGGTACTCTGGGCATCAGTGATTTAGTTACCATAGGAAGGATCGAAGAAGGTCCTGAGGGCATCAATGTCTGGCTGGAAGTACCTTACGATATGGTAGGCCCGCTCAGTCTTGAAGAGCTTGAGAAAAATGGTCTGACCAGCTTCGCTGCGTGTATGGTCATGTCACGCGAAAGATGGCAGAAAGATCAGGTACAGTTTCGTCAGGAAGCTATTCAAAAACACCGTGAAGCCCAGCAGAAACTCTTTGAAGACCTTGTCCGATCTAATGCAAAAAAGAGACGCCAGGCAACCCGTATACAACTGTTTAATGAACAAGAGTATCGAGAACTGCTATGCTTGCCGATCGAAGGCGAGCTTGAAGAACCCCAGATCAACAGCGCTTACCGCAAGCTTGTCAAAAAGGCACACCCGGATGTCGGCGGCAGCCATGAACTATTTCTCCAGATCACAGAAGCGCGTGATGCTTTGCTAAAGGTTTTTCTATAG
- a CDS encoding MarR family winged helix-turn-helix transcriptional regulator, giving the protein MTNKLDCLLQLYSLQTQLQKSVDRHLSLHGISLSEFFILFYLDSSGTKAMRRIDLAEQVGLSASGITRALNPLEKIGLVQKEINPRDARVSLVKLSISGEKLFKDALQTMITSSESILENLDDKEVLTLISILKKI; this is encoded by the coding sequence ATGACAAACAAATTAGATTGCCTTTTACAACTCTATTCACTTCAGACACAACTACAAAAAAGTGTTGATCGGCACCTCAGTCTACACGGGATCAGTCTATCTGAATTCTTTATCCTGTTTTATCTCGATAGCAGTGGCACGAAAGCCATGAGACGAATTGACCTTGCAGAACAGGTAGGGTTGAGTGCATCGGGTATCACTCGGGCACTGAATCCGTTGGAGAAAATCGGCCTGGTACAAAAAGAGATCAATCCGCGAGATGCCAGGGTCAGCTTGGTCAAACTCTCCATAAGCGGAGAGAAATTGTTCAAAGATGCCTTACAGACGATGATAACCTCATCAGAAAGTATACTGGAAAACTTGGACGATAAAGAGGTATTAACCCTGATTTCAATTCTGAAAAAAATATAA
- a CDS encoding DUF1330 domain-containing protein, producing the protein MKTYLEASQEGGRSLFSRNITGEVVMLNLLRFRKEADYTDFPELSASYTLTGREAYQKYIDHTLPLLRNSGGDILFLGEGAHYLIGPVEESWDMVMMVRQNSLKDFMAFADDPEYLAGIGHRYAALEDSRLLPLTQIKG; encoded by the coding sequence ATGAAAACATATTTAGAAGCTTCCCAAGAGGGTGGAAGATCCCTTTTTTCAAGAAATATTACAGGTGAAGTCGTTATGTTGAACCTGCTTCGTTTTAGGAAGGAAGCGGATTATACCGACTTTCCGGAACTCTCTGCATCCTATACACTTACAGGCCGGGAAGCATATCAAAAATACATTGACCATACACTTCCCCTTCTTCGTAATAGCGGCGGCGATATTCTTTTCCTCGGTGAAGGAGCACATTATCTTATAGGCCCGGTCGAGGAGTCTTGGGATATGGTCATGATGGTAAGGCAAAACTCCTTAAAGGATTTTATGGCGTTTGCCGATGACCCGGAGTACCTTGCCGGTATCGGACATCGATATGCTGCCTTGGAAGACTCACGGTTGTTGCCGTTGACACAAATCAAAGGATAG
- a CDS encoding ester cyclase, producing MTTQKRIQHILALAVVCIGVTLVAWAEETETPENFKLTKCEDKAEVLAEKLKSFTDDEALQKQRIATFDELDFDFYSNQKWDKFNHSHADNIKVYYPDGSTTTGLFPQHIDMLTPLFVFAPDTKIKEHPIAFGRGEWTCVVGELEGTFSAPMPIGNGKTLPPTGKKFKLRMATIGKWGADGKMTEEYLFWDNQSLLKQIGLAE from the coding sequence ATGACTACACAAAAAAGAATTCAACATATACTTGCACTAGCCGTAGTTTGCATCGGAGTTACTTTGGTTGCATGGGCAGAGGAGACAGAGACACCGGAAAATTTCAAATTGACAAAGTGTGAAGATAAAGCTGAAGTCCTTGCTGAGAAACTCAAATCGTTCACTGACGATGAAGCATTACAGAAACAACGCATCGCTACTTTTGATGAGCTTGATTTTGATTTTTACAGTAATCAGAAATGGGATAAGTTCAATCATAGTCATGCCGACAACATCAAAGTCTACTATCCGGATGGTAGCACCACTACAGGTTTGTTCCCGCAACATATTGATATGCTAACCCCACTATTCGTGTTTGCCCCAGATACAAAAATCAAGGAACACCCTATCGCATTTGGACGAGGTGAATGGACTTGTGTTGTCGGAGAGCTGGAAGGCACATTTTCTGCTCCTATGCCAATTGGAAATGGCAAAACATTGCCGCCTACCGGTAAAAAATTCAAACTCCGAATGGCTACTATCGGGAAATGGGGAGCAGATGGGAAAATGACTGAAGAGTATTTGTTCTGGGATAACCAGTCTCTTTTAAAACAAATCGGTTTGGCAGAGTAA
- a CDS encoding cytochrome-c peroxidase, translating to MKMSKIIAASLVASSVLFAGSLADKAKTMGLLPIPTDKSELSKLTDPNGTITPEKVELGKQLYFEPRLSKSGLISCNTCHNLGMGGVDGVSAAVGHNWTANPHHLNSPTVYNAVFAEKQFWDGRSPDLEDQAQGPMQAMPEMAAAPSLVVDRVNTMPEYVEAFKKAYGDDVKINFETITATIGKFERTLVTPSRFDDFLNGKDDALSDAEKEGLETFLAKGCIACHRGVALGGGMQKFPLIGKYKYADVGDFKGDKNGMVKVPTLRNITETAPYFHNGTIWSLKEAVQEMGRTQLGQEISDADAEKIVTFFNALEGRKPMIEYPQLPKITSETPKPDMK from the coding sequence ATGAAAATGTCTAAAATTATAGCTGCATCACTTGTAGCATCATCAGTACTATTTGCCGGTTCATTAGCTGATAAAGCAAAAACAATGGGACTTTTACCGATCCCGACTGATAAAAGCGAACTCTCAAAACTGACTGATCCAAATGGTACGATCACACCGGAAAAAGTAGAACTGGGGAAACAGCTATACTTTGAACCTAGACTATCAAAAAGTGGATTGATCTCATGTAATACATGTCACAACCTTGGAATGGGTGGAGTAGACGGTGTTAGTGCTGCAGTAGGACATAACTGGACAGCAAACCCACACCATCTGAACTCACCGACAGTTTACAATGCTGTATTTGCAGAAAAACAGTTCTGGGACGGTAGAAGCCCGGATCTTGAAGACCAGGCACAAGGACCTATGCAGGCAATGCCTGAAATGGCTGCAGCTCCATCATTGGTTGTTGATAGGGTCAATACTATGCCAGAGTACGTTGAGGCATTCAAGAAAGCATATGGTGATGATGTAAAGATCAATTTTGAAACGATCACAGCAACAATCGGTAAATTTGAAAGAACATTGGTTACTCCATCACGTTTCGATGACTTCCTCAATGGTAAAGACGATGCACTTAGCGATGCAGAAAAAGAAGGTTTGGAGACATTTCTCGCAAAAGGGTGTATCGCATGTCACAGAGGTGTTGCACTTGGCGGCGGTATGCAGAAGTTCCCATTGATCGGAAAGTACAAATATGCAGATGTTGGTGACTTCAAGGGTGATAAGAACGGTATGGTAAAAGTACCTACGCTTAGAAACATCACTGAAACTGCTCCATATTTCCACAATGGTACGATCTGGTCACTTAAAGAGGCTGTACAAGAGATGGGAAGAACACAACTTGGTCAAGAGATCTCCGATGCAGATGCAGAAAAAATCGTAACATTCTTCAATGCACTTGAAGGAAGAAAACCGATGATAGAGTATCCACAACTTCCAAAGATCACTTCAGAAACTCCTAAACCTGATATGAAATAA
- a CDS encoding zinc-dependent peptidase, translated as MSYYLVLIQFFFALVALFLFWKSVEYFIGMWRYKKFKNMPLPPTYKQILLSLPHYLYLPGDLREKIHTRILLFIDQKEFVGVKMKITDEIKVVIAFYASLVRLGFDLDEHDTVATIIIYPKDFIVDQSYTHNGIHANKTSLLAGESANRMVVISWQYIQHHISSESKENVIIHEFAHELDLEDGMPDGTPELDTFASYPRYAQAFSNAFIILTKQVKRNLITKQAAFLGTYALENEAEFFAVCSERFFMAPHSLKRFFPDIYEELRNFYRLDTDLLFDKFSS; from the coding sequence ATGAGTTATTATCTAGTACTGATTCAATTTTTCTTTGCCCTGGTCGCACTGTTTCTTTTCTGGAAGAGTGTTGAGTATTTTATAGGAATGTGGCGGTATAAAAAATTCAAAAATATGCCTTTACCTCCTACCTATAAACAGATACTACTCTCCTTACCTCACTATCTATATCTTCCAGGTGATCTTAGGGAAAAGATACATACCCGTATCCTTCTCTTTATCGATCAAAAGGAGTTTGTTGGAGTGAAGATGAAGATCACTGATGAGATCAAAGTGGTCATTGCCTTTTATGCTTCGCTTGTACGGTTGGGATTTGACCTTGATGAGCACGATACGGTAGCAACAATTATCATCTATCCTAAAGACTTTATCGTTGATCAGTCATATACTCATAACGGAATCCATGCCAATAAAACCTCTTTACTTGCCGGAGAGTCTGCCAATAGAATGGTCGTTATATCATGGCAGTATATTCAACATCACATCTCCAGTGAGAGTAAAGAGAACGTCATTATCCATGAATTTGCCCATGAACTGGACTTAGAAGACGGTATGCCTGATGGCACTCCCGAACTTGACACTTTTGCATCCTATCCTCGATATGCGCAAGCTTTTTCCAATGCATTTATCATCCTTACAAAACAGGTCAAACGTAACCTCATTACCAAACAGGCTGCCTTTTTAGGTACCTATGCTCTGGAAAATGAAGCAGAGTTTTTTGCTGTGTGCAGTGAAAGATTCTTCATGGCACCACACTCTCTAAAGAGATTTTTTCCCGATATTTACGAAGAGCTCCGTAACTTTTATAGACTAGACACTGACCTGCTTTTTGATAAATTTTCTTCTTAA
- a CDS encoding YgiQ family radical SAM protein gives MKKNEKSFLPTTRQEMDALGWDQCDVILVSGDAYIDSPFIGVAVVGRMLEKLGYKVGIIGQPDVKSDKDIKRLGEPRLYWGVSGGSIDSMVANYTATKKFRNSDDYTPGGKNTKRPDRAVLVYTNLIRQNFKNTVPIVLGGIEASLRRVTHYDYWSNKLRKPVLFDSKADIIVYGMGEEAVRELTQALDKGKEWKNIRGLCYISKEPIIEFIQLPSYKACLEDKEKYIDLFDHFYDNNDPISAKGLCQEVDGRYAIQNPPCDYLNEQEMDEVASLPYTRELHPYHRPEGQVKCLETIKFSIMTHHGCWGECNFCAIGVHQGRTIRTRSEGNIVKEANKFKEYKDFKGIISDLGGPTANMYGYECNKKLKHGTCAHQRCVDSKHLCSSMKPDHTRVIGLMKQVRNIPGIKKAFVASGIRYDLINEDKRKGYSYLKELVEHHISGQMKVAPEHTQQHVLDLMGKPGKQTLIDFKRLYDKLNKDMGKKQFLTYYLIAAHPGCTENDMHELKRFTTQELKMNPEQAQVFTPTPGTYSAVMYYTEMDPVTRKKIFVEKDPVRKEKQKAIVQAKDNFKSGFAS, from the coding sequence ATGAAAAAAAATGAGAAAAGTTTTTTACCGACCACACGTCAAGAGATGGATGCGTTAGGCTGGGATCAATGTGATGTGATCCTTGTCAGTGGTGATGCATATATAGACTCACCCTTTATCGGTGTGGCTGTTGTCGGGCGTATGTTGGAGAAACTAGGATACAAAGTCGGTATCATCGGGCAGCCTGATGTAAAGAGTGATAAGGATATCAAACGTTTAGGAGAGCCTCGTCTTTACTGGGGAGTAAGCGGCGGAAGTATCGACTCTATGGTTGCCAACTACACTGCCACCAAAAAATTCCGTAACAGTGATGACTATACTCCAGGCGGTAAAAATACCAAACGACCTGACCGTGCCGTACTGGTCTATACCAATCTCATTCGTCAAAACTTTAAAAATACTGTACCTATCGTTTTGGGTGGTATCGAAGCAAGTTTACGCCGCGTCACGCATTATGATTACTGGAGTAACAAACTTAGAAAGCCTGTTTTATTTGATTCTAAAGCCGATATCATTGTGTACGGTATGGGTGAGGAGGCAGTCCGTGAACTGACTCAGGCACTGGACAAGGGGAAGGAATGGAAAAATATCAGGGGACTTTGTTACATTAGTAAAGAACCAATAATAGAGTTTATCCAACTACCTTCCTACAAAGCCTGTCTGGAAGATAAAGAGAAGTATATCGATCTCTTTGATCACTTCTATGATAATAATGATCCAATCTCGGCAAAAGGGCTTTGCCAGGAAGTAGACGGACGCTATGCTATTCAAAACCCGCCATGTGACTATCTCAATGAGCAAGAGATGGACGAGGTTGCAAGCCTGCCGTATACTAGAGAACTGCATCCCTATCATAGACCTGAAGGTCAAGTCAAGTGCCTGGAGACTATCAAATTCTCCATCATGACCCATCATGGCTGCTGGGGTGAGTGTAACTTCTGTGCGATCGGTGTACACCAGGGACGTACGATCCGTACTAGAAGTGAAGGAAATATCGTCAAAGAAGCCAACAAGTTCAAAGAGTACAAAGACTTTAAAGGGATCATCTCAGACCTTGGAGGGCCTACGGCAAATATGTACGGCTATGAGTGTAACAAGAAACTCAAACACGGAACCTGTGCCCATCAGCGCTGTGTCGACTCTAAGCACCTGTGCAGTTCAATGAAGCCTGACCATACCAGAGTGATCGGCTTGATGAAACAGGTGCGCAATATCCCTGGTATCAAAAAAGCCTTTGTTGCCTCGGGGATCCGTTATGACCTTATCAATGAAGATAAACGCAAGGGTTACAGCTACCTTAAAGAGCTGGTTGAACATCATATTTCAGGACAGATGAAGGTTGCACCCGAACATACACAGCAGCATGTACTTGATTTGATGGGTAAACCGGGTAAACAGACCCTTATAGACTTCAAACGTCTCTATGATAAACTTAACAAAGATATGGGTAAAAAACAATTCCTGACCTACTATCTCATTGCTGCACATCCAGGCTGTACAGAGAATGACATGCATGAGCTTAAACGCTTTACCACCCAAGAACTGAAGATGAACCCTGAACAAGCACAGGTCTTTACTCCTACTCCTGGTACCTACTCTGCCGTGATGTACTATACAGAAATGGACCCGGTCACACGTAAGAAGATCTTTGTTGAAAAAGATCCAGTACGCAAAGAGAAACAAAAAGCGATCGTTCAAGCAAAAGATAATTTTAAAAGCGGATTTGCCAGTTAA
- a CDS encoding HAD family hydrolase, with protein sequence MDKKNKIYITDLDHTFLRTDQSISDFSAKVWNELSKDSILSVATARSFQKTHDFLNKLHLHAPMILLDGTMVVTPEKKLIDLKLINKELGDAVIAEGAKFGIYPFIISLKDMELNESFNVPTTLNLYQKGVLNNYAGDPRLRVHEQIRAEEMNLKIVYFGQLDTLKPLTEHLQKTFSDALEYKLSPEKYSDGWFLTVLHPEGDKAHALKKVAEYLGRDTQEMTVFGDSINDIGMFKLAGTSVAVSNALDEVKEVADIILSHSNDEDAVAKYLHKTTQHK encoded by the coding sequence ATGGATAAAAAGAATAAAATATATATCACGGATCTAGACCATACTTTTCTAAGGACTGATCAGAGTATAAGTGACTTTAGTGCCAAGGTATGGAATGAGCTAAGCAAAGACTCTATCCTTTCTGTAGCTACGGCAAGGAGTTTTCAAAAGACCCATGATTTTCTGAATAAGCTCCACCTTCATGCGCCGATGATCCTGCTTGACGGGACGATGGTTGTCACACCGGAAAAGAAGCTTATCGATCTCAAACTTATCAACAAAGAGCTTGGTGATGCGGTTATTGCTGAAGGAGCAAAATTTGGTATCTACCCTTTCATCATTTCACTCAAAGATATGGAGCTCAACGAATCTTTTAACGTACCCACTACCCTCAATCTTTATCAAAAAGGTGTACTGAATAACTATGCAGGTGATCCACGTCTAAGGGTACATGAGCAGATCCGTGCTGAAGAGATGAACCTCAAGATCGTCTATTTTGGTCAGCTTGATACACTAAAGCCTCTGACGGAACATCTACAGAAAACATTTAGTGACGCATTAGAGTATAAGCTCTCTCCTGAGAAGTATTCAGATGGCTGGTTTTTGACTGTTCTTCATCCTGAAGGAGATAAAGCCCATGCACTGAAAAAGGTTGCTGAATACCTTGGCCGCGATACTCAGGAGATGACTGTTTTTGGTGATAGCATTAATGACATAGGTATGTTCAAGCTTGCCGGTACTTCAGTTGCAGTATCTAATGCACTGGATGAAGTCAAGGAAGTTGCCGATATTATTCTGTCACACTCAAATGATGAAGATGCAGTTGCAAAATATTTACATAAAACGACACAACACAAGTAG
- a CDS encoding adenylate kinase: MAKKLFLVIGAPGSGKTTDANLIASRHKEHIVHYSTGDMLRDEIASGSKLGETINSYIKQGELVPLEIIMDTVITAIKYAPTDVVVIDGFPRSIEQMKAFDDILSMEDDIHLVSVIEVRVCEEIARERILGRAAEAAPGQIRSDDKEEVFYERMKIYNEPLEAIQEFYTEKRLLKVIDGEKPLDIVVSMMELFILSRTSVPSIHISNDSYRAVRI, translated from the coding sequence ATGGCAAAAAAACTATTTCTTGTGATCGGGGCACCGGGTTCTGGTAAGACGACAGATGCAAATCTCATTGCCAGTAGACATAAAGAGCATATCGTACACTACTCAACCGGGGATATGCTACGTGATGAGATTGCCAGCGGTAGTAAGCTTGGAGAGACGATCAACAGTTATATTAAACAAGGTGAGTTGGTTCCTCTTGAGATCATTATGGACACAGTGATCACTGCGATTAAGTATGCACCGACAGATGTAGTTGTTATCGATGGTTTTCCACGAAGTATAGAACAGATGAAGGCATTTGATGATATATTAAGTATGGAAGATGATATTCATCTTGTTTCTGTCATTGAGGTAAGAGTATGTGAAGAGATCGCACGTGAACGAATACTGGGTAGAGCTGCTGAAGCCGCACCGGGTCAGATTCGCAGTGATGACAAAGAAGAAGTCTTTTATGAGCGCATGAAGATATATAATGAGCCTTTAGAAGCGATACAAGAATTCTATACAGAAAAAAGGCTTCTAAAAGTGATTGATGGAGAAAAGCCGCTTGATATAGTGGTGAGCATGATGGAACTGTTTATTTTGAGCAGAACCAGTGTTCCTTCTATTCATATCTCAAACGATAGCTATCGTGCAGTAAGGATCTAA